Genomic segment of Microcaecilia unicolor unplaced genomic scaffold, aMicUni1.1, whole genome shotgun sequence:
CTGCCTCTCCAGCCCTGCACCACATGGACATTGATCAGGGTCTTCTCATCCAGGGCAGTAAACTTCTGGAAGAAACGTTTTTGCAGTGCTAAGGGGACACAGacttcaggttaaaaaaaaagaaagttttgtTATTATACTggagggcttctgggtgggggtgggttctGCAGTGTCCAGGCAAAACAGTATTCTATTTCATGCTCTTGGGCTGTTGGGAGGTTTTGGGCTCTGCAATACCaaggttaaaaaaatgttttgttatatTATGGACTTCTGGGTGGGGGATTTGGAAGGCCAGGGAAGGGCGAGACTGATGCCAGCCTGGCTGATGAGAGGTAGAGAAGGGCAGGGCTATGTTGTGCTACAGAATGACTTCAGAGATTGcaggttacccagttccaggtagaaattttgggacagtcctgaatttctgaccaccccattgtggtgcagcattatttatttatttacttacttacttacttactaatttatttatatcccacaattattatgggacttgcagcactgatttcaatggacaggATTAGACAcagcaaatcccacactgctttaggTTATAAATTCTAAACCAGGACTGTCCCCAAAACTCCAGCCTGGAACCTGACATCTCTGTGACTTCTAATTTTTGGGCCTTTATTCTGCAAttggtaaggggtggtctgtggtctgtatgtgaccaaggtgagagattctgtgtgcataaagttcatgtggggatctatgagtctggcttttccaatgggaatgTCACTCACAGaagggagagaaagcagtagagctagaggaaagaaagagagctATTTGCCTGTgttatgaatacagcttaatcgGGCATTCacatttgttacaaagcaaagtttgaaggatatgtgccatttgcTTGTTGTTATTtttcaggatactgtgatgtgtgttgagatgtttgccttaTAGTAAACAtctctggtcaagtttaagttatgggataatataGCTATGTAAAAATGTCTGTTTCCATTAACTATGTATGTGGTTTAAGTTGAtacaggacagctgttgggctggctatttacttagaaatccatcatcaagtccactcttaaggcattatttagtagtatcccaagaaacactattcatacctatatatatagtgcccactcatattagctctgggcccaacCAAAATGTCATCTGGCTATGCCACAGTTGggggtacagttggggatagtgtgttttggggggctcagaaggtAATATAAGGGAGCAGCGGTAagatgtgttcctgggagcatttttttaaagtccactgcaatgccccattgctctgctgggatgactggtggaccagtctactaaaaatgctgcccctcgtatatcccagtggcttgattgttCTATGTTTTTCAAGTGGACTTTGTTTTTAATGgtaaaaaaaactatacaaatcacaaaaccttgttagaaacaattaaaaaaaaaaaaaaaaaaatatatatatatatatatatatatatatatatttgtttgtttttaaatgatCTTTCCTATTCTGGCTTTAGAAATTTGTGCAAAATGTCAAAAGCTGGACttaaatgtcatatcaaaaatgcccctccacatctcctatCTTGATAAGGATTGTAATATTTTAATAATGAATGGATATGTATCAATTAGGATTTGAAACGAGATCAGACCCTCTGAAGAAGCTCATACACTAGTCCTTACTACCAAAATATGATATAAAAAAGTCCATTGACCTTGGTCAAGCAGGGTACAGACTATGGACCTCAGCAGCAGCTGCCAGAAGGTCAAAGCAAAAAACATGAATTCAGACAAGAGCTATTAAAATAACTGCCCTGAttaatcttttaatttttttctatccATTTGCATACTATAAAATGAAACTGGGGTGATGGGATTTATTATTTGGAAGCAATTCAGCCAGGCTATCCTTTCAATTCTTCAACTGACTTGATATGGAACCATTCTGACCCTATTGTCTCACAATTCATTCCTTCAGATCCATGTGTCTAGTTGATATTATCTGTGGTCTCACAGATTTGATAACAATGCAAACAAAAAAGATATTCTAACACATACTGCTGCTAGTTAttccatattttgattttctaaaagaaacaaaatgattTCTTAAGATACTTATTGAGTATTCCAAAATCACGATTGGTCTAGCTGGACACCAAACTTGCAAGGGTCAATATTCACCAGTGGTGGTGAGCATTTTTTATAGCTGTCACCAGTgtaattcctggatattcaatcctGTGCAAtgtccaggcattgaatatcaaggTTTATGTGTCTGGCTTTcttatattcagcatttaactaccCAAGTGACACTGCAAAAATATAGGGCTGTGTTTTATAGGGTCTGATTTagcaattaagtgctgaatattaacacttaactgcataagtgctgactccatccctaGACAGCCCACAAATTAGCTGGCTTTCATTTTCATGATCTATGATGATATCCCATGGCACCACCAAGTGAATTCACCAGCCAGAAGCCATTTgcagctggttaaatcactttgaatatcaatcttacTGTGTTAATGTTCCTCACTTTCTagaaaatagatcaaacatggaAGAAAAAGGATATAATATACAGGAAACAATATCAGCCatgtgttttttattttaatgagATGAGTGGAATTATTCTTGGCAAAGTGTCTGCCTACTGTACATACTGATTCTGATTTGTAACTGGTTGATGTGCATCAAAACTACTTCACCCTTCTAAACTTTGGGATATTATAGAGAAACATCTGCTGTAGTCTGAGATATAGAGAATTTAATGTTCATGCACTGTCCCCAACCTAACGCTGTTTATGAGATATTGATGTTCATCTTCCTCAGATATGGACAACTGTGTAAAATGTCGAGAAGACTACTGGCCCAATCATAAGAGAGACACCTGTATCCTAAAACCAATAATTTTCCTGTCCCATGAAGAGGCTCTTGGGATAGCTTTGACTACCAGCAGcattttcttctttcttatcAATACAATCATTTTGGGAATCTTCATTATTCACCGAGATACACCTATTGTGAGAGCCAATAACCGAGACATCAGCTATATCCTCCTCATCTCCCTTATGATCTGCTTTCTATGCTCCTTGATGTTCATTGGTCATCCTGAACCTGTGACCTGCATGCTACGCCATACTACCTTTGGGATGATTTTCTCTATCTCACTCTCTTCCATACTAGCAAAAACCATTACAGTGGTTATGGCGTTTCATGCAACCAAGCCTGGAAGCAAGctccggaaatggatgggttccagGATCTCATATGCTATAATACTTTCCTGCTCTATTTTTCAGTTTATTCTCTGTCTCATCTGGTTGTTTACTGCTCCCCCATTCCCATATCCTAATATGCAATCAGAAATGGGGTCAATActaattgaatgtaatgaagggtcaacgattgcattttactgtgttctgggtTTCCTGGGATTTCTGGCTGGCATCAGCTTCATCATTGCGTTCTTATCAAGAAATCTACCTGACagtttcaatgaggccaagtacattactttcagcatgctggtgttctgcagtgtttggaTAACTTTTATCCCGACATATCTGAGCACAAGAGGAAAATACATGGTAGCAGTGGAGATATTTGCCATACAAGCTTCAAGTGCTGGACTTCTGGGATGTATCTTTATGCCCAAATGTTTCATTATCTTTTTGAGGCCTGAAATGAACAGCAGGAAATATCTAACTAAAAACAACTGAAATGAATGTTTTTATGAAATGTTGAGGAAGTTAAAATTGTGATCATTCAAATTTGTGGAATTATCTTTGATTTGAATCTTTAATTCATATAATAATCAATACTTACATGTTCCTATCCCTTAGTCATGCATTCACTCCTAAATGAGTAGGAGTGGCTCCTGCCCTTATAAATCCCCTGGGGCCActtaacccccaatattcagtggcactaaactggAAAATGTCACTAAATATCACTTCTGactgccacaaaaaaaaatgggcattAAGGGGGACTGCATTAGGGAAGATCTCAGGGTTATGTGGGTGTgtttaatattcagtgccatcacCCACAACATTCAGCAGTCCAATTCAGGACAAGTCAAAAGTTATCGTAAATTAGGCCAATGACAGACACAGTGGCCTAATATTGGCTGGCACCTGATTAACTTTTTTGATGTGCTTTTATGCCATGAACCTCCTCctggcccccctccttcctttaCAAAGGGtaggaatgaggggggggggggggctgtgctcTGGCCACTAATTACCCACAGGACCACCAGGCAGCAGAGGTAGGCCCAAGGTTTAgaggagatggctggcttcgtttttcagccataatggaaaccgggcctggccatctcaaacacggcgaaatgcaaggcatttggtcatgggaggagccagcatttgtagtgcactggcccccctcacatgccaggacaccaaccgggcaccctagggggcaattctagaaatttaaaaaaaagataaaaatagctcccaggtgcatagctcccttacctttggaactgagccccccaaatccccctcaaaccccactccccacaactctacaccattaccatagccctaaggggtgaggggggcacctacatgtgggtataatgggttttggagggctcaacattaaccaccacaagtggaacaggtgggggatgggcctgggtccacctgcctgaagtgcactgcacccactaaatactgctccagggacctgcacactgcggTCAGggggctgggtatgacatttcaggctggcaaaaaacttttttgggggtgggagggggttggtgaccactgagggagtaaggggaggtcatccccgtttccctccagtggtcatctggtcaattgggacacttttttgtgacttggacctaaaaataaatggaccaagtgcagccagcgaaatgctcatctgagccggccatcttttttccattctgtggtgaagccggctatctcgtaaccacgccccgtcccgcccccgtcctgccttctgtaccctcccttgaaggttggccgggtccgcgacgaaaagcagttggggccggctaaaaccggctttcgattataccgatttggctgggatcaggagatcaccggccatctcctgatttgtgtcggaagatggccggtgatctctttcgaaaataagctcagaAGAGTGAATTCAAGAAGCTTGGGAGAAGTAGATATGATATCTAGGTGAAAGGACGGGATAGTAGATGTTATGGATGGGCAAACTTGATaggccatattgtctttatttgccttctttttctatgtttctaaattttAAATTCACACATAAAAGACCAAAATAAAGTACATGTGAGTATAttaggggttaattctataagtAGGTGTCTAAAGTTAGTATTCAtgtattattttataaaatactagcacgaCATAGATGCATGTATATGTGCCTAAGTATGAACACGTATGCCAGCCATATTCATAGCTAAATGTAGATggtacacatgt
This window contains:
- the LOC115458719 gene encoding vomeronasal type-2 receptor 26-like; amino-acid sequence: MKFGSLKPGYHKDGDIMIGGIVTMRNFIIRKPLSYTTFPTWDHDYYYYVENYFDYLAFVSAVKEINNSSELLPNITLGFHLYESYLNPLLVFGDAISIFTGMDTWVPNYRCKTSGTLAAIIEGLTSDKSSQMSSIFRMYHYPQLHRYLKNIHFKNNLDEEIFFNENRDLSTGYNIINLIYLPNGVLHREIVGSYNPYASPGQDFIINEKAIVWDSAFTQTPPQAKCSDSCPPGFRKLTRESEPICCFDCIPCPQGEISNQSDMDNCVKCREDYWPNHKRDTCILKPIIFLSHEEALGIALTTSSIFFFLINTIILGIFIIHRDTPIVRANNRDISYILLISLMICFLCSLMFIGHPEPVTCMLRHTTFGMIFSISLSSILAKTITVVMAFHATKPGSKLRKWMGSRISYAIILSCSIFQFILCLIWLFTAPPFPYPNMQSEMGSILIECNEGSTIAFYCVLGFLGFLAGISFIIAFLSRNLPDSFNEAKYITFSMLVFCSVWITFIPTYLSTRGKYMVAVEIFAIQASSAGLLGCIFMPKCFIIFLRPEMNSRKYLTKNN